From one Streptomyces spiramyceticus genomic stretch:
- a CDS encoding PH domain-containing protein, whose product MSSRGGGDGGGGDDGWRRLDPRTVLVAALVMAGIAAGAGVPVTIGLAGGRPLWQALAWVLAGSLLLIAGGAGLDYVRWRRTRYRIGPERAELHTGLLLVKRRSLARERIRSVDLTANVLLRVLGLVKVRIGTGEHSGGGESTLEFDPVAREEGERLRTELLNRAAASASPGPHREGELATLDPAWIRYAPVSFVAPALGGAAAGGLMQVSEWFGAQGKLIAWAGERFRDTPVVWVVVVLVFGACAAGVVGALGLWVEMWWNYRLEREPGGTLRVRRGLFTTRSISIEERRLRGVELIEPIGVRTLGAARVDAVATGLAEDDDGTHADHKTLLPPAPRATAEAVAAHILREPSSPTSAALLTPHPRAARTRRLRWALGAALLPVLVLGVLGALLADVLLLCVAGGCAVVLLPVAVLLALDAYRALGHGVSGDYLVARSGTVRRTTVALQRGGVIGWTVKQSVFQRRAGLVTLTATTAAGEGAYSVYDAAEGEGLAFADAAVPGLLGRFLERG is encoded by the coding sequence GTGAGCTCGCGCGGGGGCGGCGACGGGGGCGGCGGCGACGACGGATGGCGGCGGCTCGATCCGCGCACCGTCCTCGTCGCCGCGCTCGTCATGGCGGGCATCGCGGCGGGCGCCGGAGTGCCCGTCACGATCGGCCTCGCGGGCGGCAGGCCACTGTGGCAGGCGCTCGCCTGGGTGCTGGCCGGATCCCTTCTGCTGATCGCGGGCGGCGCCGGGCTCGACTACGTACGGTGGCGCAGGACCCGCTACCGCATCGGCCCCGAGCGCGCCGAACTCCACACCGGACTGCTGCTGGTCAAGCGCCGCTCGCTGGCCCGTGAACGCATCCGCAGCGTCGACCTGACGGCCAATGTGCTGCTGCGGGTCCTCGGCCTGGTGAAGGTCCGTATCGGTACGGGCGAGCACTCCGGCGGCGGCGAATCCACCCTCGAATTCGACCCGGTGGCCCGCGAGGAGGGCGAACGGCTCCGCACGGAACTGCTGAACCGCGCAGCCGCCTCCGCGTCGCCCGGTCCCCACCGCGAGGGCGAACTCGCCACCCTCGACCCCGCCTGGATCCGCTACGCACCCGTCTCGTTCGTCGCCCCGGCGCTGGGCGGTGCGGCGGCCGGGGGGCTCATGCAGGTCAGCGAATGGTTCGGTGCCCAGGGGAAGTTGATCGCGTGGGCGGGCGAGCGCTTCCGGGACACCCCGGTGGTGTGGGTGGTCGTGGTGCTCGTCTTCGGGGCATGCGCGGCGGGTGTTGTCGGGGCGCTCGGGCTGTGGGTCGAGATGTGGTGGAACTACCGGCTGGAGCGGGAGCCGGGCGGCACGCTGCGTGTACGCCGCGGACTGTTCACCACCCGGTCGATCTCCATCGAGGAGCGTCGGCTGCGGGGCGTGGAGCTCATCGAGCCGATCGGCGTACGGACGCTGGGGGCGGCGCGGGTGGACGCGGTCGCGACCGGGCTCGCCGAGGACGACGACGGTACGCACGCCGACCACAAGACGCTGCTGCCGCCTGCGCCGCGCGCGACGGCGGAAGCGGTCGCGGCGCACATCCTGCGCGAGCCGTCCTCGCCGACGAGCGCGGCCCTCCTCACCCCGCACCCTCGCGCCGCCCGCACGCGCCGGCTGCGGTGGGCGCTGGGGGCGGCGCTGCTTCCGGTGCTCGTGCTCGGTGTGCTCGGCGCGCTGTTGGCGGACGTCCTGCTGCTGTGCGTTGCGGGGGGCTGCGCGGTCGTGTTGCTGCCGGTGGCGGTGCTGCTGGCTCTTGACGCGTACCGCGCGTTGGGGCACGGCGTCAGTGGCGACTATCTGGTGGCGCGGTCCGGGACGGTGCGGCGCACGACGGTGGCGCTCCAGCGGGGTGGAGTGATCGGCTGGACGGTCAAGCAGTCGGTGTTCCAGCGCCGGGCGGGGCTTGTCACGCTGACCGCTACTACGGCTGCCGGGGAGGGGGCGTATTCGGTGTACGACGCGGCGGAGGGTGAGGGGCTGGCGTTCGCGGACGCGGCGGTGCCGGGGTTGTTGGGGCGGTTTTTGGAACGGGGGTGA
- a CDS encoding ABC transporter permease, with protein sequence MRATLRWAHADLRTHRGEALFIVLATAGIIVSLLLAGALLSYAANPWQRVFTQSRGAHVWIHTSPTADAAGLARLDGVDELAGPYRTARTTVRSQGAKAAVELRGATPEPSDVGRPLITSGRWLDRAAPGGIVLESSLADALWAGPGDTLSVPGARGSVRTLTVVGVADSAESPYRPGDRPGTGWVLSGEPALAGAPGDRLGQVVGLRLDQPDDTDFAVQRAVTALRADDVTEVSSWHQARAEAQSDNRLLGLLLGLFGLGALLAAALAVTGAISTRIRGHLRDIAVLKAIGFTPGQVVRIFLAQHLAFALSGVVLGTVLVETLGARTPGRIGEAVGVWQDLPGHTAALLSLPAATVLFIGAATGLAAWRAGRVPPVPALRAAAPAGGRMSAVARSALGLNVPPALVLGWRNAFRRRARSLSSIARLALPLLLITVALSAWSTLDSFQGGELTARASDGLKDQDVRAVLDASPEVAAAHPGVEVAALVPGQTGTIALRGLGSRTDPYPFSPAEGRAPHGPDEAVAGQGLLDLLDIEVGDWVRMTVGGRPQILHIVGRSIEPENAGRVITTDLDTLRERDPALNPTFYQLRLRPGADARDLDARLEIREATAPAAWLTPARGVVVGLIAVLALIGLTELLTMIGAGVRERERDLPALKAMGLTPRQITAMIVAAAGFTALAAAVSGTALGVLAGSALIDAQGRSNGIGAGIARAPDAVVLLLVVSAAVLGAVAVAALPATRAARRRSADTLAAAV encoded by the coding sequence GTGCGGGCCACTCTGCGCTGGGCGCACGCCGATCTGCGCACGCATCGCGGCGAGGCGCTCTTCATCGTGCTCGCGACCGCCGGGATCATCGTCTCCCTGCTCCTGGCCGGTGCGCTGCTCAGTTACGCCGCCAACCCCTGGCAGCGCGTCTTCACGCAGTCCCGCGGCGCCCATGTATGGATCCACACCAGCCCAACCGCCGATGCGGCGGGACTGGCCCGGCTGGACGGGGTCGACGAGCTCGCCGGGCCGTACCGTACAGCCCGTACGACCGTACGGTCCCAGGGCGCGAAGGCGGCCGTCGAGCTGCGCGGCGCCACCCCGGAGCCCTCCGACGTCGGCCGCCCGCTGATCACCTCGGGGCGCTGGCTCGACCGGGCCGCACCCGGCGGCATCGTCCTGGAGAGCAGCCTGGCCGACGCCCTGTGGGCCGGCCCCGGGGACACGCTCTCGGTGCCGGGCGCCCGCGGCTCCGTGCGTACGTTGACCGTCGTCGGCGTCGCGGACAGCGCCGAGTCCCCGTACCGTCCCGGCGACCGGCCGGGCACCGGCTGGGTACTGTCCGGCGAACCCGCCCTCGCCGGGGCGCCGGGCGACCGCCTCGGACAGGTCGTCGGATTGCGGCTCGACCAGCCCGACGACACCGACTTCGCCGTGCAGCGCGCGGTCACCGCGCTCCGCGCCGACGACGTCACCGAAGTCTCCAGCTGGCATCAGGCGCGCGCCGAGGCGCAGAGCGACAACCGGCTGCTCGGCCTTCTCCTCGGCCTTTTCGGGCTCGGCGCCCTGCTGGCCGCCGCGCTGGCGGTGACCGGTGCGATCAGCACCCGGATCCGCGGTCATCTCCGGGACATCGCCGTCCTCAAGGCCATCGGCTTCACCCCTGGGCAGGTCGTACGCATCTTCCTGGCCCAGCACCTCGCCTTCGCCCTGTCCGGAGTCGTCCTGGGGACGGTGCTCGTCGAGACCCTGGGCGCCCGGACGCCGGGCCGGATCGGCGAAGCGGTCGGGGTGTGGCAGGACCTTCCCGGGCACACCGCCGCCCTGTTGTCCCTCCCCGCCGCCACCGTGCTGTTCATCGGTGCGGCGACCGGGCTTGCCGCGTGGCGTGCGGGGCGCGTCCCGCCCGTCCCCGCGCTGCGGGCGGCCGCCCCGGCCGGCGGCCGGATGTCGGCCGTGGCCCGAAGCGCGCTCGGGCTGAACGTCCCGCCCGCGCTGGTGCTCGGCTGGCGCAACGCGTTCCGGCGCCGGGCCCGCTCCCTGTCCTCGATCGCCCGGCTGGCCCTGCCGCTGCTCCTGATCACGGTCGCGCTGAGTGCGTGGTCCACGCTGGACAGCTTCCAGGGCGGTGAACTCACGGCGCGGGCGTCCGACGGTCTCAAGGACCAGGACGTACGGGCCGTGCTGGACGCGAGCCCCGAGGTCGCCGCAGCCCACCCGGGCGTGGAGGTCGCGGCGCTGGTCCCCGGCCAGACCGGCACGATCGCCCTGCGCGGCCTGGGCTCGCGCACCGACCCGTACCCCTTCTCACCCGCCGAGGGCCGGGCTCCGCACGGGCCCGACGAGGCCGTGGCGGGCCAGGGGCTGCTCGATCTGCTCGACATCGAGGTCGGCGACTGGGTGCGGATGACGGTCGGAGGCCGCCCGCAGATCCTGCACATCGTCGGCCGCAGCATCGAGCCGGAGAACGCGGGCCGGGTGATCACCACCGACCTCGACACGCTCCGCGAGCGCGACCCCGCGCTGAACCCCACCTTCTACCAGCTACGACTGCGCCCCGGCGCGGACGCACGCGACCTGGACGCCCGCCTGGAAATCAGGGAAGCGACCGCTCCGGCCGCCTGGCTCACCCCGGCACGCGGGGTGGTGGTCGGCCTGATCGCAGTGCTCGCACTGATCGGACTCACCGAACTGCTCACCATGATCGGCGCGGGAGTGCGCGAGCGGGAGCGGGACCTGCCCGCGCTGAAGGCGATGGGGCTGACCCCACGTCAGATCACGGCGATGATCGTGGCGGCCGCCGGTTTCACGGCGCTGGCGGCGGCTGTGTCCGGTACGGCGCTAGGTGTACTGGCCGGCAGCGCGCTGATCGATGCGCAGGGCCGCTCGAACGGAATCGGAGCGGGCATCGCGCGGGCGCCGGACGCGGTCGTCCTGCTGCTGGTGGTGTCGGCGGCGGTCCTGGGAGCGGTGGCGGTGGCGGCGCTACCGGCGACGCGGGCGGCCCGACGCAGGTCGGCGGACACCCTGGCCGCGGCGGTCTGA
- the gap gene encoding type I glyceraldehyde-3-phosphate dehydrogenase — protein sequence MTIRVGINGFGRIGRNYFRALLEQGADIEIVAVNDLGDTATTAHLLKYDTILGRLKADVSHTADTITVDGHTIKVLSERNPADIPWGKLGVDVVIESTGIFTKKADAEKHIAGGARKVLISAPAKDEDITIVMGVNQDKYDPANHHVISNASCTTNCVAPMAKVLDENFGIVKGLMTTVHAYTNDQRILDFPHSDLRRARAAAENIIPTTTGAAKATALVLPQLKGKLDGIAMRVPVPTGSVTDLVITLEREVTKDEINTAFQKAAEGELKGIVEYTVDPIVSSDIVNEPASCTFDSSLTMAEGTQVKVIGWYDNEWGYSNRLVDLTVFVGSQL from the coding sequence GTGACGATCCGCGTAGGCATCAACGGCTTCGGCCGCATCGGGCGCAACTACTTCCGGGCGCTGCTGGAGCAGGGTGCGGACATCGAGATCGTGGCTGTCAACGACCTGGGTGACACTGCGACCACGGCACACCTTCTGAAGTACGACACGATCCTCGGCCGTCTCAAGGCCGACGTCTCGCACACGGCGGACACCATCACTGTCGACGGACACACCATCAAGGTGCTGTCCGAGCGCAACCCGGCGGACATTCCGTGGGGCAAGCTCGGCGTCGACGTCGTGATCGAGTCGACCGGCATCTTCACCAAGAAGGCCGATGCCGAGAAGCACATCGCCGGTGGTGCCAGGAAGGTCCTCATCTCGGCTCCGGCCAAGGACGAAGACATCACCATCGTGATGGGCGTCAACCAGGACAAGTACGACCCGGCGAACCACCACGTCATCTCCAACGCCTCCTGCACCACGAACTGTGTGGCGCCGATGGCCAAGGTTCTCGACGAGAACTTCGGCATCGTCAAGGGCCTGATGACGACGGTGCACGCGTACACCAACGACCAGCGCATCCTGGACTTCCCGCACTCCGACCTGCGTCGCGCTCGCGCCGCCGCGGAGAACATCATCCCGACCACCACCGGTGCCGCCAAGGCCACGGCGCTGGTCCTTCCGCAGCTCAAGGGCAAGCTCGACGGCATCGCGATGCGCGTCCCGGTCCCGACCGGCTCGGTCACCGACCTGGTCATCACGCTGGAGCGCGAGGTCACCAAGGACGAGATCAACACGGCCTTCCAGAAGGCCGCCGAGGGCGAGCTCAAGGGCATCGTCGAGTACACGGTCGACCCGATCGTGTCCTCCGACATCGTCAACGAGCCTGCTTCCTGCACCTTCGACTCGTCGCTGACCATGGCCGAGGGCACCCAGGTGAAGGTCATCGGCTGGTACGACAACGAGTGGGGCTACTCCAACCGCCTCGTCGACCTCACGGTCTTCGTCGGCAGCCAGCTCTGA
- the pgi gene encoding glucose-6-phosphate isomerase, which yields MNAESRTRLNRMPEWTALGKHREQLGETDLRELFAAGPERGSEYTLKVGDLYLDYSKHLVTDETLRLLRELAAGAGVAELRDAMFRGEKINTTEDRAVLHTALRAPRDAMIEVDGENVVPAVHAVLDKMAAFADRVRSGEWTGHTGKRIKTVVNIGIGGSDLGPAMAYEALRSFTDRDLTVRFVSNVDGADLHEAVRDLDPAETLFIIASKTFTTIETITNATSARNWLLTNLRADSDAVAKHFVALSTNAEKVADFGIDTANMFEFWDWVGGRYSYDSAIGLSLMIAIGPGRFREMLDGFHLVDEHFRTAPAEENAPLLLGLLGVWYGGFFDAQSHAVLPYSHYLGKFTAYLQQLDMESNGKSVDRDGNPVDWQTGPVVWGTPGTNGQHAYYQLLHQGTKFIPADFIGFARPVADLTPGLEAQHDLLMANFFAQTQALAFGKTPDEVRAEGVAEELVAHKTFRGNRPTTTILAEELSPSVLGQLIALYEHKVFVQGAIWNIDSFDQWGVELGKVLAKKIEPVLTEGTGGEQLDSSTATLAAKYRTLRGR from the coding sequence ATGAACGCAGAAAGCCGCACCAGGCTCAACCGGATGCCCGAGTGGACCGCACTGGGCAAGCACCGTGAGCAGCTGGGCGAGACGGATCTGCGAGAACTGTTCGCCGCCGGTCCCGAGCGGGGCAGCGAGTACACCCTGAAGGTCGGCGACCTCTATCTCGACTACTCGAAGCACCTGGTGACGGACGAGACGCTGAGGCTGCTGCGCGAGCTGGCTGCCGGGGCCGGGGTCGCGGAGCTGCGGGACGCGATGTTCCGCGGCGAGAAGATCAACACCACCGAGGACCGGGCGGTCCTGCACACCGCTCTGCGCGCGCCGCGCGACGCCATGATCGAGGTCGACGGGGAAAATGTCGTCCCCGCCGTGCACGCCGTGCTCGACAAGATGGCCGCCTTCGCCGACCGCGTCAGGTCGGGGGAGTGGACCGGCCACACCGGCAAGCGCATCAAGACCGTCGTCAACATCGGCATCGGCGGCTCCGACCTCGGACCCGCCATGGCGTACGAGGCGCTGCGCTCCTTCACCGACCGCGACCTCACCGTCCGTTTCGTGTCGAACGTCGACGGGGCCGATCTGCACGAGGCCGTGCGGGACTTGGACCCGGCCGAGACGCTGTTCATCATCGCGTCCAAGACCTTCACCACGATCGAGACCATCACCAACGCCACGTCCGCGCGCAACTGGCTGCTGACGAACCTGCGGGCCGACAGCGACGCCGTCGCCAAGCACTTCGTGGCGCTGTCGACAAATGCCGAAAAAGTCGCAGATTTTGGTATCGACACGGCCAACATGTTCGAGTTCTGGGACTGGGTCGGCGGGCGCTACTCGTACGACTCGGCCATCGGCCTCTCGCTGATGATCGCCATCGGCCCCGGCCGCTTCCGCGAGATGCTCGACGGCTTCCACCTCGTCGACGAGCACTTCCGCACCGCACCGGCCGAGGAGAACGCGCCGCTGCTCCTCGGGCTGCTGGGCGTCTGGTACGGGGGCTTCTTCGACGCGCAGTCGCACGCGGTCCTGCCGTACTCGCACTACCTCGGCAAGTTCACGGCGTACCTCCAGCAGCTCGACATGGAGTCCAACGGCAAGTCCGTGGACCGCGACGGCAACCCGGTCGACTGGCAGACGGGCCCGGTCGTGTGGGGCACGCCCGGCACCAACGGGCAGCACGCGTACTACCAGTTGCTGCACCAGGGCACCAAGTTCATTCCCGCGGACTTCATCGGCTTCGCGAGGCCGGTCGCCGACCTCACGCCCGGCCTGGAGGCCCAGCACGACCTGCTCATGGCGAACTTCTTCGCCCAGACGCAGGCGCTGGCCTTCGGCAAGACGCCCGACGAGGTACGGGCGGAAGGAGTGGCCGAGGAACTGGTCGCGCACAAGACCTTCCGGGGCAACCGGCCGACCACGACGATCCTCGCCGAGGAGCTCAGCCCGTCCGTGCTCGGCCAGTTGATCGCGCTGTACGAGCACAAGGTCTTCGTACAGGGCGCCATCTGGAACATCGACTCGTTCGACCAGTGGGGCGTCGAGCTCGGCAAGGTTCTCGCGAAGAAGATCGAGCCGGTACTGACGGAAGGCACCGGCGGCGAGCAGCTGGACAGCTCGACCGCGACGCTGGCCGCCAAGTACCGTACGCTGCGCGGCCGCTGA
- a CDS encoding phosphoglycerate kinase: protein MKTIDELLAEGVAGKRVFVRADLNVPLDNGTGIAKITDDGRIRAVQPTIEKLAAAGARVVVASHLGRPKGAPDPAFSLAPAAARLGELLKAEVAFATDTVGESAKAVVAGLADGQVAVIENLRFNAGETSKDDAERGAFADQLAELADVYVGDGFGAVHRKHASVFDLPARLPHAAGGLIATEVGVLKKLTEDVERPYVVVLGGAKVSDKLGVIDHLLEKADRILVGGGMAYTFLKAQGHEVGISLLQKDQIPTVLEYLKRAKEKGVEFVLPVDVLVSAEFPDLKTKAPANPTTVASDAIPADQEGLDIGPETRKLYASKLADAATVFWNGPMGVFEHPDYAEGTKAVAQALVDSPAFTVVGGGDSAAAVRILGFDENAFGHISTGGGASLEYLEGKTLPGLAALED from the coding sequence ATGAAGACGATCGACGAACTTCTCGCCGAAGGGGTCGCGGGCAAGCGGGTATTCGTCCGCGCCGACCTCAATGTGCCGCTCGACAACGGCACCGGCATCGCAAAGATCACAGACGACGGCCGCATCCGCGCCGTCCAGCCGACGATCGAGAAGCTCGCCGCCGCGGGCGCCCGGGTCGTCGTCGCCTCGCACCTGGGCCGCCCGAAGGGCGCCCCGGACCCGGCCTTCTCCCTCGCCCCCGCCGCCGCGCGCCTCGGTGAACTCCTCAAGGCCGAGGTCGCCTTCGCGACCGACACGGTCGGCGAGTCCGCCAAGGCCGTCGTCGCGGGCCTCGCCGACGGCCAGGTCGCCGTCATCGAGAACCTCCGCTTCAACGCCGGTGAGACCTCGAAGGACGACGCCGAGCGCGGCGCGTTCGCCGACCAGCTGGCCGAGCTCGCCGACGTGTACGTGGGCGACGGCTTCGGCGCCGTGCACCGCAAGCACGCCTCGGTCTTCGACCTCCCGGCCCGCCTCCCGCACGCCGCGGGCGGTCTCATCGCCACCGAGGTCGGCGTCCTCAAGAAGCTCACCGAGGACGTCGAGCGCCCGTACGTCGTGGTCCTCGGCGGCGCCAAAGTCTCCGACAAACTCGGCGTGATCGACCACCTGCTGGAGAAGGCCGACCGCATCCTGGTCGGCGGCGGCATGGCGTACACCTTCCTCAAGGCCCAGGGCCACGAGGTCGGCATCTCGCTGCTCCAGAAGGACCAGATTCCGACGGTCCTGGAATACCTGAAGCGCGCCAAGGAAAAGGGCGTGGAGTTCGTGCTCCCCGTCGACGTCCTGGTCTCCGCGGAATTCCCGGACCTGAAGACGAAGGCCCCGGCCAACCCGACGACCGTCGCGTCGGACGCCATCCCGGCCGACCAGGAGGGTCTGGACATCGGTCCCGAGACCCGCAAGCTGTACGCATCGAAGCTCGCCGACGCTGCCACCGTCTTCTGGAACGGTCCGATGGGCGTCTTCGAGCACCCCGACTACGCCGAGGGCACCAAGGCGGTTGCCCAGGCCCTCGTCGACAGCCCCGCCTTCACGGTGGTCGGCGGTGGCGACTCCGCCGCTGCCGTCCGCATCCTGGGCTTCGACGAGAACGCATTCGGCCACATCTCGACCGGTGGCGGCGCCAGCCTCGAATACCTCGAGGGCAAGACGCTTCCCGGCCTCGCCGCACTGGAGGACTGA
- the secG gene encoding preprotein translocase subunit SecG: MGFSITLIVFSLLLMLLVLMHKGKGGGLSDMFGGGMQSSVGGSSVAERNLDRITVVVGLLWFACIVVLALLMKLDS; the protein is encoded by the coding sequence ATGGGGTTCTCGATCACCCTGATCGTCTTCAGCCTGCTGCTGATGCTGCTGGTTCTGATGCACAAGGGGAAGGGCGGCGGTCTCTCCGACATGTTCGGCGGTGGCATGCAGTCGTCCGTCGGTGGGTCCTCGGTCGCCGAGCGCAACCTGGACCGCATCACGGTGGTAGTCGGTCTGCTGTGGTTTGCGTGCATTGTCGTTCTTGCGTTGCTGATGAAGCTGGACAGCTGA
- a CDS encoding PH domain-containing protein, which yields MRLRPPNNTLDRRVVDWWRTQWLLLTAVPVAVLAVLGALVATARPWLLLSAGVLAALGAACAVFLPLWWFRVHRWEVTDDAVYVRTGFFWQEWRIAPMSRIQTVDTVRGPLEQAFRLATVIVTTASSKGAVKIEGLDHELAAELAEQLTRITRGTPGDAT from the coding sequence GTGCGTCTCAGGCCGCCGAACAACACGCTCGACCGGCGCGTCGTCGACTGGTGGCGGACGCAGTGGCTGCTGCTGACCGCGGTCCCCGTGGCCGTACTGGCCGTGCTGGGCGCACTCGTCGCGACCGCACGGCCGTGGCTGCTGCTGTCCGCCGGGGTGCTCGCGGCGCTCGGGGCGGCCTGCGCGGTGTTCCTGCCGCTGTGGTGGTTCCGGGTGCACCGCTGGGAGGTCACGGACGACGCGGTGTACGTACGTACCGGCTTCTTCTGGCAGGAGTGGCGCATCGCGCCGATGTCGCGGATCCAGACCGTGGACACCGTGCGCGGTCCGCTGGAGCAGGCGTTCAGGCTGGCCACGGTCATAGTCACCACGGCGTCCTCCAAGGGCGCGGTGAAGATCGAGGGGCTCGACCACGAGCTCGCGGCTGAGCTGGCCGAGCAGCTGACGCGGATCACGCGGGGGACGCCGGGGGACGCGACGTGA
- the tpiA gene encoding triose-phosphate isomerase, with product MTAPTQGRTPLMAGNWKMNLNHLEAIAHTQKLAFALADKDYDEVEVAVLPPFTDLRSVQTLVDGDKLKIKYGAQDLSAHDSGAYTGEISGTMLAKLKCTYVAVGHSERRQYHNETDELCNAKVKAAYRHGLTPILCVGEGLEIRKSGNQVEYTLAQLDGGLKDIPAEQAESIVIAYEPVWAIGTGEVATPEDAQEVCGAIRGRLAELYSQELADKVRIQYGGSVKAGNVAAIMAQPDVDGALVGGAALDADEFVKIVRFRDQ from the coding sequence ATGACTGCTCCTACCCAAGGGCGCACCCCGCTGATGGCGGGCAACTGGAAGATGAACCTCAACCACCTTGAGGCCATCGCCCACACCCAGAAGCTCGCCTTCGCGCTGGCCGACAAGGACTACGACGAGGTCGAGGTCGCGGTCCTGCCGCCGTTCACCGACCTGCGGTCCGTACAGACCCTGGTCGACGGCGACAAGCTCAAGATCAAGTACGGCGCCCAGGACCTCTCCGCGCACGACTCCGGTGCGTACACCGGCGAGATCTCGGGCACGATGCTGGCCAAGCTCAAGTGCACGTACGTCGCTGTCGGGCACTCCGAGCGCCGGCAGTACCACAACGAGACCGACGAGCTCTGCAACGCCAAGGTGAAGGCCGCGTACCGGCACGGCCTGACCCCGATCCTGTGCGTCGGTGAGGGCCTCGAAATCCGCAAGTCGGGCAATCAGGTCGAGTACACGCTCGCGCAGCTCGACGGCGGCCTCAAGGACATCCCGGCCGAGCAGGCCGAGTCCATCGTGATCGCGTACGAGCCGGTGTGGGCCATCGGCACCGGCGAGGTCGCCACCCCCGAGGACGCGCAGGAGGTCTGCGGAGCTATCCGCGGTCGTCTCGCGGAGCTGTACTCGCAGGAGCTGGCCGACAAGGTCCGGATCCAGTACGGCGGCTCGGTCAAGGCCGGAAACGTCGCCGCGATCATGGCGCAGCCCGACGTCGACGGCGCCCTGGTGGGCGGCGCGGCGCTGGACGCCGACGAGTTCGTCAAGATCGTCCGGTTCCGCGACCAGTGA
- a CDS encoding RNA polymerase-binding protein RbpA, with amino-acid sequence MASGNAIRGSRVGAGPMGEAERGESAPRLRISFWCSNGHETQPSFASDAQVPDNWDCPRCGFPAGQDRDNPPDPPRTEPYKTHLAYVRERRSDADGEAILAEALAKLRGEI; translated from the coding sequence GTGGCAAGTGGCAACGCGATCCGGGGAAGCCGGGTCGGAGCGGGGCCGATGGGTGAGGCCGAGCGTGGCGAGTCCGCGCCCCGCCTCCGCATCTCCTTCTGGTGCTCGAACGGGCACGAGACGCAGCCGAGCTTCGCCAGCGACGCACAGGTTCCGGACAACTGGGACTGCCCGCGCTGCGGGTTCCCGGCCGGCCAGGACCGGGACAATCCGCCGGACCCGCCGCGCACCGAGCCGTACAAGACGCACCTCGCGTACGTACGGGAACGGCGCAGCGATGCGGACGGCGAGGCGATTCTCGCCGAGGCGCTCGCGAAACTGCGCGGCGAGATCTAG